GATATTCAGCGGGTGGCCCGGGTATTGCACCCCAACCGCACCTGGGGCCTGCTCTTGTGCATCTCGTTTGTGGGCATTGCCACCAGCCTGCTGGCGGTCACGCTGCTCTTGCGGGGCCTTTTCACCATGGATTTGGAAGAGCGGCTCGAGCACGTCATGGTGTCGGTGGTGGCCGTGGTGGGCACGTGGCTCATGCTCCACACGCTGTTTGCCTTGCACTATGCCCACACGTACTTCTGCCCCGAGCCGGGGGTTCAGCCCGAGCGCCAGCAGGGCGGGTTGGGGTTCATGGGCACTCCCCCGACCCTGTACTGGGACTTCGTGTATTTCGCCTTTGTAATTGGAATGACGGCCCAAACCGCTGACGTGGCGGTAACCTCCTTCCGGATGCGCCAAATGGTGCTGTTTCACAGCATGCTGTCCTTTGGCTTCAACACGGCTATCCTGGCGTTGAGCATCAACATCCTGGCCGGGCTGCTGTAAATAACCCAACACACGCTCGGCAAGGGACCCGCGCCCCGTGGGCGGCTACACGTTTTCAGGGGTGGTTTAGCTCAATGCCAGCCCAATTCCCGAACCCTGAATTTTCGGTATCGGTAACCGCTTCCTTATGGCGGCAATGAACCTAAAACACATTGGATTGGGTAAGGTAGTGCTTTAGTGTTTAGGTGATTAGGGTTGTTTTTTGCAAACTTTTTTGGCGTGAGCAGGTCGTAGTAAGACCACCAAGAACCCCAGCGCCGCAGGCAACGAACGGACCCGCCATTTCGAGTTGGAGAGGGCAGGCCCCGCGCCGGTAGCGTCGTTCCGATTGTCTTACTTACCTAACCTCCACTGCCATGTTGAAAAGACTACTGCACTCCTTGGTTGCGGCCCTGTTGATGGCTGCACCGTTGGCGGCCTCGGCCGACCACTTGCGTGCGCACCTGCTCTTGTCGGCCCGCATGAACGGGGCCCAGGAAACCCCGCCCGTAACCACTGCGGCCCAGGGCGTGGCCGCCTTCACCCTCAACGAAACCCGCGACACGCTCTTTGTGCAGGCGGCCTTCAGCGGCCTGAGCGGCCCCATCACCGGCGCGCACGTGCACGAAGGGGCCGTGGGCGTGGCCGGGCCCATTATCACCAGCCTGGTGCCCATGGTGCGCGGCAACCGCCTGTCGGGCTTCCTCACCGGGGCCGATATTTCCAAAGAAAAGCTGGCCAAGTACCTGCTCGGGCAGTACTACATCAACGTGCACACCGCCGCTAACCCCAACGGCGAAATCCGCGGGCAGATACTGCTAGAAACCGACCTGACCTTGGCGGGCACCCTCAACGGCGCCCAGGAAGTGCCGCCCGTGGCCACCTCGGGCACGGGCCTGGGCGTATTTACCCTCAGCCAAAGCCAGGACAAGCTGAAATTCCGGGTGGTGGTGTCGGGGTTGAGCAGCCCCATTACGGCCACGCACTTCCACACCGGGGCCGTGGGCGTGAGCGGCCCCGTGGTGGTGGATTTGCTTCCTTTTCTCAACAACAATGTTATCGAAGGCGAGATTGTGCCCACGCCCGCCTTCCTTGCCTCGCTGCTGCAGCGGCAGATATACATCAACGTGCACACCACCACCAACCCCGGCGGCGAAATCCGGGCCCAGGTGCTTCCCGAAAACCGCAGCCTCACCTTCGATGCCCGCTTCGATGGCGCCCAGATGGTGCCGGCCCTGAGCACCGCCGCCAAAGCCGTGGCCGTGGCCCGGCTGGGCGCCACCCTGGATACTATTCGGGTTCAAGTGGGCTATACCGGCCTGAGCGGCCCGCCGCTGGCCATCAATTTTTATAACAGCGCGGCCGGCCAGGCCAATGCTACCGCCAACTTGCTGGGTTCTGTGCCCATTGCCACGGGCGCCGGCGGCAACACGGTGGGCAACGTCACCAGCTTCAACCTAGTAGCGCCCAGCCTCAACCCCGCCTTTGTCAACCTGCTGCTACGGGGCAACCTGAACGTGGTGCTCACCACCGCCGCCAACCCCAATGGCGAAGTGCGGGGGCAGGTGTACCGCCTAGCCCGCGAAGGCTACACCATCGTGCTCAACGGCGCGCAGGAGCGGCCCACGCCCACCACCAGCCCCGGCTACGGCGCGGGCATCGTGAGCATCGACCGCGACCAGACCAACGCCCACTTCATGAGCGTGTGGGGCGGGCTCACGGGCCCGGCCACCATGGGCCACTTCCACACCGGCCTGCCCAACCAGGCGGGCCCGGTGGTGTTCAACCTGGCGCCGTACTTTGATAATGCCGCCGCGCCCACCGCCGTGTACGGGTACTGGACCAGCGACAATACCGGCCAGCCGTTCACGTTGCGGCGCTCCCTGCAGTTCCGCGCCGACAGCATGTACATGAACCTGCATACCGCGGCGTTTCCGGGCGGCGAAATCCGCGGGCAGGTTTACCGCGGCGCCCGCAACCTGCAGCGCGTGCTCGCCACCCAGCCCGCCCTGGTCGTGGCCGGCACCTTTGGCACGGCGCCCAATCCCTTCAGCACGGGGCTGATGCTCTCGTTTGAATCCCGCGCCGCCGGGGCCGGCCAGCTCCGGCTGACCGATGTGCTGGGTCGGCCGGTAGCCAGCCGGGCCGTGCCCCTGCGGCCGGGGCTCAATTCCATGCCGGTGGCGCTGCCCAGCATCGCGCCGGGACTGTACTTGCTTACCCTGCAAGTGGGCGATTCCCGCCTGGTTACGCGCGTGGCAAAAGAATAAAACCAGCCCAGGCTCGTCAGTCCGCGAGGCACTGTCGGCCGGCTCCGGTGCTGTTGAATGATTCAGCAACTTTTTTTGAAACTGGCGGAATCTTTTGGTGCAATTCTTGTTAGCTATCTCGTGAAAGAATAGTTTTTTAAGGTGTTTTGGTATGGAAAGGCGGAGGGGTTTCCCTTCCGTCTTTTTTTCTATCTGATTATCAGTGATTTACGCGAAGATAATATATGGTTTTCGAGTTGTTGTCCACAAAAAGGCCCGTTTTGTGGACAAATTTGGTCTGCATCTGGACACGTTTCACCCGGGCAGCAAATGCTTGAGGGAAATGGGATTACGTCGGGTTCCGAGATATGTGGATAACTCGATGCTTTTGGCCCAGGTGTGGCTACAATTCGTACCGTTTTTGTAAACTAGTACAGTAGGTTACGGCTCGTTTTTCCACTCGTGGTCTACTTGGTCGTAATACGTATCGAGCAGGGCGTAGGCGGCTTGCACGCGGAAGAATTCGGCCTGTGACTCCAACTCCTCGAGCCGTAGCTTGGGGCGCAGCAGCCGGGCAATAGCGCCTTTGACCGCCGCGGGTGCAAAGGGGCCTTTCATGGCTTTGATAACTTCACTCGCGGACAGCATGGCTTCGTTGGCCTCCGGGCAGGTTAAGAGGAAGCGCACGAAAAACGAGAGGTAAGCCGAGCAATCGTAGCGGGCACAGGCCCACAGGTACCACGCAGCATAGT
This region of Hymenobacter sedentarius genomic DNA includes:
- a CDS encoding DUF1345 domain-containing protein, coding for MDISTPTRPAVPVLLRLGLPARLLRVGLALVMAGFCYWLAPPDFELITSLLLGWDGFLVGILLLTWLTILQASTADIQRVARVLHPNRTWGLLLCISFVGIATSLLAVTLLLRGLFTMDLEERLEHVMVSVVAVVGTWLMLHTLFALHYAHTYFCPEPGVQPERQQGGLGFMGTPPTLYWDFVYFAFVIGMTAQTADVAVTSFRMRQMVLFHSMLSFGFNTAILALSINILAGLL
- a CDS encoding CHRD domain-containing protein, which translates into the protein MLKRLLHSLVAALLMAAPLAASADHLRAHLLLSARMNGAQETPPVTTAAQGVAAFTLNETRDTLFVQAAFSGLSGPITGAHVHEGAVGVAGPIITSLVPMVRGNRLSGFLTGADISKEKLAKYLLGQYYINVHTAANPNGEIRGQILLETDLTLAGTLNGAQEVPPVATSGTGLGVFTLSQSQDKLKFRVVVSGLSSPITATHFHTGAVGVSGPVVVDLLPFLNNNVIEGEIVPTPAFLASLLQRQIYINVHTTTNPGGEIRAQVLPENRSLTFDARFDGAQMVPALSTAAKAVAVARLGATLDTIRVQVGYTGLSGPPLAINFYNSAAGQANATANLLGSVPIATGAGGNTVGNVTSFNLVAPSLNPAFVNLLLRGNLNVVLTTAANPNGEVRGQVYRLAREGYTIVLNGAQERPTPTTSPGYGAGIVSIDRDQTNAHFMSVWGGLTGPATMGHFHTGLPNQAGPVVFNLAPYFDNAAAPTAVYGYWTSDNTGQPFTLRRSLQFRADSMYMNLHTAAFPGGEIRGQVYRGARNLQRVLATQPALVVAGTFGTAPNPFSTGLMLSFESRAAGAGQLRLTDVLGRPVASRAVPLRPGLNSMPVALPSIAPGLYLLTLQVGDSRLVTRVAKE